TTCTGATCCCGTATGACAGAGGCGATCTGATCTCTGCTTTGCACGAACGTGGCCGAGTGATCGAGACGGCCTACGTCGAAGACGGCACTCGCGTTCGCGCTCTCGTGATGCCCGAGTATGCGCCGGCCTTCGAAACGTTCGCAGAGACGGATGCCGCCTCCCGGGCAACCGAGACCGCAGCACCGTAACAGTACGCAACGACCGCTGCAGCCTCACGCCGCCTTGGTATTCTTGATCCACAAACATCGGCATGCGCTTGACCGTTCGTGTCGATGTGGAGCGACAGCCGAGCCCGGCACCCGCCCGCGACCGGCCCTCGGGCCTGCGTTCCACAACGGACGCGCGCGGCCAACCGGCGTTGTGCGTGTCTGATCATCCAGGAGACGATCCACGCGCATGAGCCAGCAACAGCACGAAGACACCGGCACAAGCCGATGTCCGGCCGGCACGCCGTTTTCGTTCGAGTTGTACCCGCCGCGCACCGACGCTGCCGCCGCCAGGCTGCCGCAGACGATCGATCGCCTGGCCGCCGCGAACCCTGACTTCATCTCGGTCACATACGGGGCGGGCGGGTCATCGCGCTCCTCGTCGCTGGATGTTGTCCGCTACATCCAGCAAAACACGACCGTTGACCCGATGGCGCACTTGACGTGCGTCGGCTCATCCCACGCAGAAGCCAACCGCCTCATCCATGAATTCCTGGACGCAGGCGTGCGCAGCTTCCTTGCGCTGCGCGGCGACCCGCCAACCGGTCAGACTGCCGACGATCAGGCAGGGCGCCAGCCAGTGCTCGGCGATCTGCATAGCGCCGCAGAACTCGTGCAGTTGATCCACCGCGTGCAAGCGGAACGGGTGCCGTACAGCGAACTGTCAGTGCCGGGCCGCCCAGACCTGCGAACGGTGCGCAGCAGGCGCGAACGCGTCACGATTGCCGTTGCGGCCTTCCCGAACGGGCACCCGCGGTCGCGTTCGGTCAGCCAAGACATCGACACACTGCTGGCCAAGCAGGCGGCAGGTGCCAACCTCGCGATCACCCAATTGTTCTTCCACGCTGACGACTATCTCGCCTTCGCGCAACGGGCGAAGCAAGCGGGTGTCGAATTCCCGATTCTGCCGGGCATCATGCCCGTCACCAGTCCTGCCCGGCTCCGACGGATGCTCGAACTCAGCGGCGAGGACATGCCAAGCGAACTCGCCATCCAGCTCGAGATCGAGCCGACAGAGCAAGGGCAACGAGAAATCGGAATCGACCATGCCGCGCGCTTCGCAGCTCGTTTGATCGCCGGAGGAGCGCCCGGAATTCACCTGTACACGTTCAACCAGCACGACACCGTCCTCGCCGTTCTCGAACGATGCGGCATTCTCACCACCAGCACCGAAAAGGAACCAGCATGACGCGCACGACCCCCTTCCCAACCGGGACGATCCTCGGCTACCCGAGAATCGGGCGCCGGCGCGAACTCAAGAAGGCCGTCGAGGCGTTCTGGGCAGGCACGATCAGTTCAGCCGAACTTGAGCAGGCCGCAGCGCAGTTGCGCGCTGTGACTCGGGAGCGCCTTTGTGCACTCGGGCTGGGGCGTGCCGACTCGTCGATTCCGGCAAGTTTCAGCTACTACGATCAGATGCTCGACGCAGCGGTCACGCTCGGTGCTGTGCCGGAGCGTTTCAGCACTCTTGTCGGGGAGGACGGATCGCTCGATCTGGCCGGGTACTTCACATTGGCGCGGGGCGAAGGGAACCGGGCGCCCCTGGAGATGACCAAATGGTTCGACTCGAACTACCACTACTTAGTGCCGGAGATCGGGCCGGAGACCGTCTTCTCGCTGGCGTCCGACCGCATCGTGCGCGAGGCCGAGGAGGCCGCGAACGCCGGCTACCGCACCCGCCCGGTGATCGTCGGCCCCGTCACCTTCCTCGCGCTGAGCAAACCCAGCGATGCGGCTCCTGCCGGATTCAGGCCGTTGTCGCGGCTCGACGAGGTGCTGCCGGTCTACCAGCAGCTCCTGGCGCGATTGAGCGCCGCCGGCGTGCAGTGGGTGCAGCTGGACGAGCCTGCCCTCGTGAGCGAGAGCATTGCGGATGCCCGTGCGGACGTTCTCGAAGCGGCCCGCGCCGCCTACGCCTCGCTCGGCGAAGCGACCGATCGGCCGGCGCTGTTCGTGGCGGCCCCATACGGCAGCCTCGATGACGCTGTGCCCGTGCTCGCGGGGAGCAACGTAGAGGCGATCGGTCTTGACCTGGTGCGCGGGTCGGTCCCGGCGGTTGCCGATCTCGATGACCCCACGCGTACGGCGCTTCGGGCCAAGACGCTGGTCGGCGGGGTCGTGGATGGGCACAACGTCTGGCGTGGCGACCTCGAAGCGGCGTTCGGCAAG
The Rathayibacter sp. SW19 DNA segment above includes these coding regions:
- a CDS encoding methylenetetrahydrofolate reductase; amino-acid sequence: MSQQQHEDTGTSRCPAGTPFSFELYPPRTDAAAARLPQTIDRLAAANPDFISVTYGAGGSSRSSSLDVVRYIQQNTTVDPMAHLTCVGSSHAEANRLIHEFLDAGVRSFLALRGDPPTGQTADDQAGRQPVLGDLHSAAELVQLIHRVQAERVPYSELSVPGRPDLRTVRSRRERVTIAVAAFPNGHPRSRSVSQDIDTLLAKQAAGANLAITQLFFHADDYLAFAQRAKQAGVEFPILPGIMPVTSPARLRRMLELSGEDMPSELAIQLEIEPTEQGQREIGIDHAARFAARLIAGGAPGIHLYTFNQHDTVLAVLERCGILTTSTEKEPA